One stretch of Eupeodes corollae chromosome 2, idEupCoro1.1, whole genome shotgun sequence DNA includes these proteins:
- the LOC129948212 gene encoding extracellular signal-regulated kinase 7, with protein sequence MNSKTKIQEKNRMCEIDDHIFKYFEIKRRLGKGAYGIVWKALHRKTNQTVAVKKIFDAFRDETDAQRTFREIMFLRAFRDHPCIIQLHNVYKASNNLDIYLSFEFMESDLHNVIKKGNVLKDVHKRYIFYQLLNAISYIHSGNVIHRDLKPSNVLIDTKCNCKLADFGLARSVSYQQMRDAATDANESLEPMLTDYVATRWYRAPEILIASKRYTKGIDMWSLGCILGEMIRGKPIFQGNSTVDQIEKIVSALPEVTEKDIISVGAGFGSALLSKTIPGKSTTTLDELLIDGTTDANDLVKRLLVLDPMARLTAIECLGHKYVERFQDRIELIELNSDVKPPFHDDIRLSVNEYRSKLYEIIQQTEKSTNKSKREPSRTVINKSSDIIPSNFNTYEEKFKRNAYRSQECKPCLSNDVTSQPKATISRASNKVKMTPPPPRMITSNNGIYRNPKKKITSNLMNDHYQPDLKIDTVLSRSKYSMQSSVRNGQSATSKNTSSSPELVGIQRLHSKSNMVVREKRHSIDGSYNYVQPANRLVSQANQPSEKEKSVAMFSSHNNSHHLTNRHREKSKISTSGFRKSYQNINAYHDNQIFSSPSNKKSVPPSSMEDLTMLNDGSNYYVKRLKRLEEQIEKHKKEVKAFCSENSKNSKNNPLHKRQSESNIEQKITYKDKYYVNGNGTSKALQFHPKTDANNLSKYYSKQSSSGRFDYLFVNDDQINRREAIVSKYGDKRPTKIM encoded by the exons AGGCTAGGTAAAGGTGCTTATGGTATTGTTTGGAAGGCTTTGcacagaaaaacaaatcaaactgTAGCTGTGAAGAAAATTTTCGATGCTTTCCGAGACGAAACCGATGCACAGCGAACATTTCGTGAGATAATGTTCCTCCGAGCATTTCGTGATCATCCGTGTATTATTCAATTACATAATGTTTATAA AGCTTCTAATAATCTTGATATATACCTGTCATTTGAGTTTATGGAGAGCGATCTTcataatgttattaaaaaagggAATGTCCTAAAAGATGTCCACAAGagatatattttttatcaactCCTTAATGCCATCAGTTATATTCATTCCGGAAATGTCATCCATCGTGATTTAAAACCCAGTAACGTCTTGATTGACACTAAGTGCAA TTGCAAGCTAGCAGATTTTGGTCTAGCCCGTTCTGTATCATATCAACAAATGCGCGATGCAGCAACTGACGCAAATGAATCTCTCGAACCAATGCTCACTGATTATGTCGCAACCAGATGGTATCGGGCTCCCGAAATTTTGATAGCTAGCAAAAG GTATACCAAGGGTATTGACATGTGGAGCCTGGGATGTATACTCGGAGAAATGATTCGTGGCAAGCCCATATTCCAAGGAAATAGCACAGTTGATCAA ATTGAGAAAATTGTTTCCGCATTACCAGAAGTTACAGAAAAAGACATTATTTCTGTTGGCGCTGGTTTCGGTTCAGCTCTTCTAAGTAAAACAATACCTGGAAAAAG caCAACAACACTTGATGAGCTCCTAATTGATGGAACAACCGATGCCAACGACCTTGTAAAAAGACTTCTAGTTCTTGATCCTATGGCCAGACTAACAGCTATTGAATGCCTAGGACATAAATATGTTGAAAG ATTCCAGGACAGAATTGAATTAATAGAGTTAAACTCTGACGTCAAACCACCCTTTCATGATGACATTCGTTTAAGTGTGAATGAGTATCGATCAAAGTTATATGAAATTATCCAGCAGACGGAAAAATCCACGAATAAAAGTAAAAG AGAACCATCACGGACTGTCATTAATAAGTCAAGTGACATTATTCCTTCCAATTTTAATACTtatgaagaaaaatttaaacgaaatgcATACAGATCTCAAGAATGCAAACCTTGTTTATCCAATGATGTGACATCACAACCTAAGGCTACGATTAGCAGAGCATCAAACAAAGTAAAAATGACCCCACCTCCTCCACGTATGATAACTTCAAATAATGGAATTTATAGAAACCCTAAGAAGAAAATTACATCAAATCTTATGAATGACCATTATCAGCCGGATTTAAAAATTGACACGGTCCTTTCAAGGTCAAAGTATTCAATGCAATCGTCGGTTAGAAATGGTCAAAGCGCCACATCCAAAAATACAAGTTCATCTCCGGAATTAGTAGGAATTCAACGATTACATTCAAAATCCAATATGGTGGTAAGGGAGAAACGTCATTCAATTGATGGAAGTTATAACTACGTTCAACCCGCCAATCGATTAGTATCTCAAGCTAATCAACCATCCGAGAAAGAAAAGTCAGTAGCTATGTTTTCAAGCCACAACAATAGTCATCATTTAACCAACAGACACCGCGAAAAATCAAAGATTTCAACATCAGGGTTTCGAAAGAGCTACCAAAATATTAACGCGTATCATGATAATCAAATCTTTTCTTCTCCAAGCAACAAAAAATCAGTGCCACCATCATCAATGGAAGACCTAACAATGCTAAACGATGGAAGTAATTACTATGTGAAAAGATTAAAAAGGTTGGAAGAACAAATCGAGAAACACAAGAAAGAAGTTAAAGCATTTTGCAGtgagaattcaaaaaattcaaaaaataatccaTTACACAAAAGACAATCAGAATCGAATATTGAGCAGAAAATAACTTACAAGGACAAATATTACGTTAACGGAAACGGAACCTCAAAGGCTTTGCAATTTCATCCCAAAACTGATGCCAATAATTTAagcaaatattattcaaagcaAAGTTCTTCTGGGcgttttgattatttatttgtcaATGATGATCAAATTAATCGCCGTGAAGCCATAGTTTCAAAATATGGAGACAAAAGACCGACAAAAATTATGtag
- the LOC129947356 gene encoding complex I assembly factor ACAD9, mitochondrial produces MLRTRLITLRKTNNINFFKILRSQSTKSNPEQIENHSPSLDAYQEYNEIKTTPASKGKLPQRNPLVKEFFLGKVEKDLLAYPEVINREEMAKLRQETAKFQSFFDTIDETAIYSSKSISKDILDNIKELRLYGINAPDDYSGQGWRYSQSLVASEAESSVTEVAAGLLSHRVVIDTLNEIGTDAQKDLYLPKLANGSMLATEAIFEYKDAEDDFFNTTAKHDSVEGVWILDGEKAFVVNGSNAGLFLVIAQTTKLNMSNDVGKTTTIFLVDKSTPGVEIGEQHETIGCKGLPTCKVKFNNVKVPESCVVGDPNEGSLAAEVVLRSTRLRGSMVALGLSKKILNELTQHSIKSKQSGIALKDLEGIKKHIATLTTSTYAMESMIYLTAGLLDEFDQQDVGMEAAITKYYTLTRLFENSSKSVDVIGPKSLIAGEPTEIAFRNALQLYTQSEPLDSLRMYISLTGLQYTGQNLNETVMKSRNPLFHPGHIFSKFMEASSIDNPKSKLRLGEALHPSLEPAAQCIERSIMRLQMAAEILLTKYGQEILQKHIEIHRLTEIVSHIYAMFASTSRASRAYCIGLKLADYEMLLALTICAEGEAKVKELVYEISNGPYMNNDINVNRLTKQVFKSGGYFSEHPLTFNF; encoded by the exons atgttgcgAACACGGTTAATCACgcttagaaaaacaaataacattaatttcttcaaaattttacgatcaCAAAGTACAAAATCAAACCCCGAACAAATAGAGAATCACTCTCCAAGTTTAGATGCGTATCAAGAATATAATGAAATTAAGACAACACCAGCTTCCAAAGGCAAACTGCCCCAAAGAAATCCACTGGTTAAAGAATTCTTTTTAGGTAAAGTTGAAAAAGATCTCCTTGCCTACCCCGAGGTGATAAATCGCGAAGAAATGGCAAAACTACGACAGGAAACTGCCAAATTCCAAAGCTTTTTCGATACCATAGACGAAACGGCAATATATTCATCAAAGTCAATATCTAAAGATATTCTGGATAATATTAAGGAACTTCGTTTGTATGGCATCAACGCTCCTGACGATTATTCCGGTCAGGGTTGGCGATACAGTCAGAGTTTAGTTGCATCTGAGGCGGAATCCAGCGTCACTGAAGTTGCTGCTGGCCTTCTATCGCACCGAGTTGTAATTGACACTCTAAATGAGATTGGTACCGATGCTCAAAAAGATCTTTACCTTCCGAAGCTAGCAAATG GGTCAATGCTCGCTACTGAGGCTATTTTCGAGTACAAAGACGCTGAAGATGACTTCTTTAATACAACGGCAAAACACGATTCGGTTGAAGGCGTTTGGATTCTTGATGGCGAAAAAGCTTTCGTTGTCAATGGATCCAACGCAGGGCTATTTCTAGTCATTGCTCAGACAACCAAGCTTAATATGTCCAATGATGTGGGCAAAACAACGACGATATTCTTAGTGGATAAGTCAACACCAGGTGTAGAAATTGGGGAACAGCATGAAACAATTGGATGCAAGGGATTGCCAACTTGTAAAGTGAAGTTTAACAATGTTAAGGTTCCAGAAA GTTGTGTTGTTGGGGATCCAAACGAAGGAAGTTTAGCCGCTGAAGTTGTTCTGCGAAGCACCAGGTTACGAGGTTCAATGGTTGCCTTAGGCCTATCAAAGAAAATCCTTAATGAATTGACGCAGCACAGTATTAAAAGCAAGCAATCGGGTATAGCCCTTAA AGATTTGGAAGGTATCAAAAAACACATCGCCACCTTGACGACAAGCACATATGCGATGGAAAGCATGATTTACCTAACAGCAGGATTGTTAGATGAATTCGATCAACAGGACGTTGGCATGGAAGCTGCCATTACAAAG TACTACACACTCACTCGACTCTTTGAGAATTCTTCCAAAAGTGTCGATGTCATCGGACCAAAATCACTGATTGCCGGTGAACCAACAGAAATTGCTTTCCGTAACGCCCTTCAACTTTATACCCAAAGTGAACCACTCGATTCCCTGCGAATGTACATCTCACTAACAGGCTTGCAGTACACTGGACAAAATTTAAACGAAACTGTTATGAAATCAAGAAACCCGCTATTCCATCCGGGACACATATTTTCGAAATTTATGGAAGCTTCGAGTATAGATAATCCAAAGTCAAAACTTCGTTTGGGCGAAGCCCTTCACCCCTCCTTGGAACCAGCAGCTCAATGTATAGAACGCTCGATAATGCGGTTGCAAATGGCAGCGGAAATTCTTCTCACAAAATACGGTCAGgagattttacaaaaacatattGAAATTCATCGATTGACGGAAATTGTTTCACATATTTATGCGATGTTTGCGAGCACATCTCGAGCATCGAGAGCCTATTGTATTGGTTTGAAGTTGGCCGACTATGAGATGCTGTTAGCTTTAACAATCTGTGCGGAGGGAGAAGCTAAAGTTAAGGAGTTAGTTTATGAAATCTCAAATGGACCCTACATGAACAATGATATCAATGTAAATCGTCTGACGAAACAGGTTTTCAAGAGCGGTGGGTATTTCTCGGAGCATCCGTTaacgtttaatttttaa
- the LOC129947288 gene encoding TAF5-like RNA polymerase II p300/CBP-associated factor-associated factor 65 kDa subunit 5L, translating into MSSSIKKTKSLNDEQKSKKGKNEFVRLAVSNYMKDKRYGSIKKLRRPDSSLSQANKQFFFNKMIKDDAFINNFFLFSNVTCNSTNYKIISDQFNKFTSFVEGQKLEIKVQLRRFYGPIICHLYLEILKGRDSSQAMDFLRNNAHHVPSEGDLIARGKTAPTELETNCNFRIRYFINLVKLLFACPNLDAAEKVKEIVAFRSSKFEIDVNIDAIQILNDFLKNHANVLLLSTIHTWMHINVTDVKDHKSDNLIFIKEKERRLLTEMKPPYPVRGAKKEKADVLKTQQSNVFQVALKNINHVMHEMKKVQQDYPHYVKVFDPDKFLTSGHSDKNQCHAAAGFDDSVVKLWQHSSQMLRGKNVYSSHSESICPWHVNNRFTEEEEEEDDDDLNKKLDDEEEEFPVGMNNQAVSGEILLRGHSRGVTDLRFSSHFPILLTVSKDESMRCWSAKNYRCSRVYNGHNNPIWCVNESPISSYVATGSKDLTARLWCLERDFPLITYIGHTQDVNCLAFHPNGSYIATGSDDFSVRLWSVATGKVFRVFSEAKQPITSVAFSPDGKHLAAAGDEKRVRILDLAAGQQLCELKEHATSITSISWSANGERIASGSSDGILKIWNISKLDALRPNDRTESSNSTASTSNSITPVSFSSSNLSRVCKVEYSPDNVLTCIGRK; encoded by the coding sequence ATGAGTAGCAGCATCAAAAAGACTAAATCACTGAACGATGAACAGAAAAGCAAGAAAGGAAAAAACGAATTCGTTCGCCTGGCAGTCTCCAATTATATGAAGGACAAGCGATATGGATCAATCAAGAAACTACGTCGCCCAGATTCCAGTCTTTCCCAAGCCAATAAGCAGtttttcttcaacaaaatgATCAAAGACGATGCATTCATCAATAATTTCTTTCTATTCTCAAACGTCACTTGCAATTCCACCAACTACAAGATTATCAGTGATCAATTTAATAAGTTCACGAGTTTCGTTGAGGGCCAAAAATTGGAGATCAAAGTACAGTTGCGCCGGTTCTATGGACCCATCATATGCCACTTGTATCTGGAAATCCTCAAAGGTAGAGATTCCTCCCAGGCTATGGACTTTCTGCGCAACAATGCCCATCATGTACCATCGGAGGGAGATTTGATTGCGAGAGGCAAAACAGCTCCAACCGAATTGGAAACCAACTGCAACTTCAGAATAAGGTACTTTATTAATTTGGTGAAACTCCTGTTCGCCTGTCCCAATCTTGACGCAGCGGAGAAAGTGAAGGAAATCGTTGCTTTCCGGAGTTCCAAATTCGAAATTGACGTCAATATCGATGCCATAcagattttaaatgattttctcaaaaatcacGCAAACGTCCTGCTCCTCAGTACGATCCACACTTGGATGCACATCAACGTCACCGATGTCAAGGACCACAAGTCAGATAACCTCATCTTCATCAAGGAAAAAGAACGACGTCTCCTAACCGAAATGAAACCACCATATCCTGTTAGGGGTGCTAAGAAAGAAAAGGCAGACGTCTTGAAAACCCAACAATCGAACGTCTTCCAGGTGGCCCTCAAGAATATAAATCATGTAATGCACGAAATGAAGAAAGTCCAACAAGACTATCCACACTACGTAAAAGTTTTCGACCCCGATAAGTTCTTGACATCAGGACATTCTGACAAAAATCAATGCCATGCTGCTGCGGGCTTTGATGATTCGGTGGTGAAGCTCTGGCAACACAGCAGCCAGATGTTGAGAGGGAAAAATGTTTATTCTTCTCACAGCGAATCCATTTGTCCTTGGCATGTAAACAATAGATTCACGGAAGAggaggaagaagaagatgatgacGATTTGAACAAGAAGCTTgacgatgaagaagaagaattccCAGTTGGAATGAACAATCAGGCAGTTTCTGGGGAGATACTTTTGCGGGGTCACAGTCGAGGAGTTACTGATCTGCGGTTTTCATCACACTTTCCGATTCTCTTGACAGTATCCAAGGACGAATCGATGCGTTGTTGGTCGGCGAAAAACTATCGCTGCTCCAGGGTCTACAATGGTCATAACAATCCAATTTGGTGTGTCAATGAGAGCCCCATCAGCTCGTATGTGGCAACAGGCTCGAAAGATCTCACAGCACGTCTGTGGTGTTTGGAAAGAGACTTCCCACTCATCACCTACATCGGGCATACCCAAGATGTGAATTGCCTTGCATTTCACCCGAAcggaagttacattgccactggTTCTGATGATTTTTCTGTTCGCCTATGGTCTGTGGCGACTGGAAAAGTTTTCCGAGTCTTCTCCGAAGCAAAACAACCAATTACATCGGTGGCATTTAGTCCGGATGGTAAACATCTGGCTGCTGCAGGCGACGAGAAGCGAGTAAGAATTTTAGATCTGGCTGCTGGGCAACAGCTGTGTGAGCTGAAAGAGCATGCCACAAGCATTACGAGTATTTCTTGGAGTGCCAACGGCGAGAGAATTGCATCGGGCAGTAGCGatggtattttgaaaatttggaatATCAGTAAGTTGGATGCACTTCGTCCGAATGACCGCACCGAAAGCAGTAACAGTACCGCCTCAACATCAAACTCTATAACTCCGGTTTCATTTTCCAGCAGCAACTTGAGTCGGGTGTGTAAGGTGGAATATAGCCCGGATAATGTCCTCACATGCATCGGTAGAAAATAA